The Pseudophaeobacter arcticus DSM 23566 genome includes a region encoding these proteins:
- a CDS encoding NAD kinase, with the protein MRIAFLASDAPVAQSACDALVKQHGNAQPENADVIVALGGDGFMLQTLHEAVDLALPVYGMNRGTVGFLMNEYHEDGLLARLEAAEEEIINPLSMTAMDRDGAVHKALAINEVSLLRAGPQAARLKISVDGRQRLSELVCDGALVSTPAGSTAYNYSAHGPILPIGSDVLALTAIAAFRPRRWQGALLPSCAKVRFDVLEADKRPVMADADSISCPDIQWVEIQTEPSIRHKILFDPGHGLEERLISEQFT; encoded by the coding sequence ATGAGAATCGCCTTTTTGGCCAGTGACGCCCCCGTGGCGCAATCGGCCTGTGATGCCCTGGTGAAACAGCACGGGAATGCGCAGCCGGAAAATGCCGATGTGATCGTGGCTCTGGGGGGGGACGGCTTCATGCTGCAAACCCTGCACGAGGCGGTTGATCTGGCCTTGCCTGTCTATGGTATGAACCGGGGCACGGTTGGTTTTTTGATGAATGAATACCATGAGGATGGCCTGCTTGCCCGGCTTGAGGCGGCAGAGGAAGAGATTATCAATCCCCTGTCGATGACCGCGATGGATAGGGATGGTGCCGTCCACAAGGCCTTGGCGATCAATGAGGTCTCACTGCTGCGGGCAGGCCCGCAGGCGGCACGGCTGAAGATTTCGGTAGATGGTCGCCAACGACTGTCAGAGCTGGTCTGTGACGGGGCGCTGGTCTCCACCCCGGCGGGATCCACCGCCTATAACTATTCCGCGCATGGGCCGATCCTGCCCATTGGCTCTGATGTGCTGGCGCTGACGGCTATTGCCGCCTTTCGCCCGCGTCGCTGGCAGGGGGCGTTGCTGCCCAGCTGCGCCAAGGTGCGCTTTGACGTGCTGGAGGCGGACAAACGGCCGGTCATGGCCGATGCGGATTCTATCTCCTGCCCAGATATCCAATGGGTGGAAATTCAGACCGAACCCAGCATCCGGCACAAGATCCTGTTTGATCCGGGTCATGGCCTGGAAGAGCGCCTGATCTCAGAGCAGTTTACCTGA
- a CDS encoding LysE family translocator, with amino-acid sequence MSFETWLAYLAAYTILSLIPGPSVLMVIGQSLSKGLGTAFYCIFGDLLGGIVMMTFAYVGLGTVLATSSEIFHIIKWAGVAYMAYLGLMQILAARRMVESDLISANPFVARSDSLRAGFLTGVLNPKAILFYVAFLAQFMNPAHPMMPQFLLLMATSTMIVLFVLGGYALLAAQARKAFQSLRARKRMGYTGGSFLLGGSALLATN; translated from the coding sequence ATGAGCTTTGAAACTTGGTTGGCATATTTAGCTGCATACACGATCCTTTCGCTCATTCCTGGACCCAGTGTCTTGATGGTGATTGGTCAGTCGCTATCCAAAGGTCTCGGCACTGCTTTTTATTGCATCTTCGGTGACTTGCTCGGCGGCATTGTCATGATGACGTTTGCGTATGTTGGGCTTGGTACGGTTCTGGCAACATCCAGCGAGATTTTCCATATCATCAAATGGGCGGGCGTCGCCTATATGGCTTACCTAGGGTTAATGCAAATTCTGGCCGCACGGCGCATGGTCGAAAGCGACCTGATCAGTGCAAACCCATTTGTCGCTCGTTCGGACAGCTTGCGAGCAGGATTTCTAACTGGCGTCCTAAACCCGAAAGCGATCCTTTTCTATGTTGCCTTCCTCGCCCAGTTCATGAATCCGGCGCATCCCATGATGCCTCAATTCCTGTTGCTGATGGCAACATCGACGATGATCGTTCTCTTTGTCTTGGGTGGATATGCGCTTCTGGCAGCGCAGGCACGAAAGGCCTTCCAAAGCCTACGTGCCCGAAAACGGATGGGTTACACTGGGGGATCATTTCTTTTGGGCGGCTCTGCTTTGTTGGCAACGAACTGA
- a CDS encoding Mom family adenine methylcarbamoylation protein — protein sequence MPKFRHWISSRHSKPVGERIVLPLTTASQPQLDKTGPSQVSKHQLSLAWIGYHDALWACQNWHYTKKIPVGKTVKVGVFEDGKFIGAVIFSRGATPRIGSPYGLEQTEVCELTRVALTSHKSPVTQIISEALSMVKQANPGLRLVVSYAALEEGHHGGIYQAGNWIYEGCVKSHVFKIGDELVHGRSMSLRTKRLGMTYAEYAQSLGFKQLPRIHLKRHKYLMPLDRKMRRQIDPLSKEYPKAE from the coding sequence ATGCCCAAGTTTCGCCATTGGATTTCATCCCGACATAGCAAACCCGTGGGAGAGCGTATCGTTCTGCCCTTGACCACGGCCTCCCAACCTCAGCTCGACAAGACAGGCCCGTCTCAGGTCTCCAAACACCAGCTATCACTTGCCTGGATTGGCTATCATGACGCGCTTTGGGCCTGCCAAAATTGGCACTACACAAAGAAAATTCCAGTCGGAAAAACCGTGAAAGTCGGCGTCTTCGAAGACGGTAAGTTCATCGGGGCCGTGATCTTTTCGCGGGGGGCCACCCCTCGCATCGGTTCACCCTACGGTCTTGAACAGACTGAAGTCTGCGAATTGACCAGGGTCGCCTTAACCTCTCACAAATCGCCTGTGACACAAATCATCAGTGAGGCACTGAGCATGGTCAAACAGGCCAATCCTGGCCTGCGCCTGGTTGTCTCTTATGCTGCCCTTGAAGAAGGTCACCATGGCGGCATCTACCAGGCGGGAAACTGGATCTACGAGGGTTGCGTCAAGTCCCATGTCTTCAAGATCGGAGACGAGCTGGTCCACGGTCGAAGCATGAGCCTGCGCACAAAGAGGCTAGGCATGACCTATGCGGAATATGCCCAGTCTCTGGGGTTTAAACAGCTCCCTCGAATCCATCTCAAGCGGCATAAATACTTGATGCCATTGGACCGAAAGATGCGGCGACAGATAGATCCGCTGTCAAAGGAGTATCCTAAAGCAGAGTGA
- a CDS encoding tail protein X, which yields MTTYRTTDGDMVDEICKVHYGDESMTVAVYEANPGLAERGSILPKGLEITLPEKAPAPVRQPVRLWG from the coding sequence ATGACCACTTACCGCACGACCGACGGCGATATGGTCGATGAGATCTGCAAGGTTCACTACGGCGACGAGAGCATGACCGTGGCCGTCTACGAGGCCAATCCGGGTCTCGCCGAGCGCGGCTCCATCCTGCCAAAAGGCTTGGAAATCACCCTCCCCGAAAAAGCGCCGGCACCCGTGCGCCAGCCTGTTCGGCTGTGGGGGTAG
- a CDS encoding phage tail protein, translating into MQLGMVMMALGVFRFGISSGSYQNFSRSASYRWGKVNRIGRAPALQFTGPDAETIKLDGVIYPHFKGGLRQVELMRLRAKAAKPMMMVDGLGWVWDRWVIDQVEERKSVFLRDGAPRKIEFTLSLKSYGKDNGVLSSFLGGL; encoded by the coding sequence ATGCAGCTTGGAATGGTCATGATGGCGCTGGGTGTTTTTCGCTTTGGGATCTCCAGCGGATCTTATCAAAACTTCTCCCGCTCAGCGTCCTACAGGTGGGGCAAGGTCAACCGCATTGGCCGCGCGCCAGCTCTGCAGTTCACCGGGCCGGATGCCGAAACCATCAAGCTTGATGGGGTCATTTACCCCCATTTTAAAGGCGGTTTAAGGCAGGTTGAATTGATGCGCCTGCGCGCCAAAGCGGCCAAACCCATGATGATGGTGGACGGCCTCGGCTGGGTCTGGGACCGCTGGGTAATTGACCAGGTGGAAGAGCGCAAAAGCGTGTTTCTCAGGGACGGCGCCCCGCGCAAGATCGAATTCACCCTATCCCTGAAATCCTACGGCAAAGACAACGGCGTCTTGTCGTCCTTCCTTGGGGGGCTGTGA
- a CDS encoding amidase family protein, protein MNTDDIWRLSATELSTHTRAGDISAEAAVQASIDRMNAVNPGLNAVVEDLSTEALNRARDLDKARTAGAAPGPLQGLPVTIKINVDQEGHATSNGVTALKDLIAPGDAPVVANLEKAGAVVIGRTNTPEFSFRADTDNPLFGRTHNPWGRHISPGGSSGGAGAAVMAGIGALAHGNDIGGSLRFPAAANGAVTVKPGLGRVPAWNPSQKAERGMLAQSMSVQGLITRSAADLHLAMPSLIAPDPRDPFHVPLPWRGEPLEDPIKVAFTRNTFGYDLHPEVNLALETARDALTDAGYVVEEVEPPNVFEAGRTGYRALMGEVYAMMKQDVDAAGSDTVRQIFDVYFQEFPPFAGTELLQMMAKRSHYARQWSMFMQDYPLVLTPFLPQPFFKPDRDTEGAEGVHEVLGCAVYSYAMNYLGLPAGCVPARLAPLASGPQPINVQIVARSWREDMAVDACIAIEQRVGRFSPHLWDLMA, encoded by the coding sequence ATGAACACAGATGATATTTGGCGCCTGAGCGCCACCGAACTTTCCACCCACACCCGCGCTGGCGATATTTCCGCCGAAGCGGCGGTACAGGCCTCGATTGACCGGATGAATGCGGTGAACCCTGGCCTGAATGCGGTGGTTGAAGACCTGAGCACCGAGGCGCTGAACCGCGCCCGGGATCTCGACAAGGCCCGCACAGCGGGTGCGGCGCCGGGGCCGCTTCAGGGGCTGCCCGTCACCATCAAGATCAACGTCGATCAGGAAGGCCATGCCACCTCTAACGGGGTGACAGCCTTGAAAGACCTGATTGCGCCCGGGGATGCGCCCGTGGTCGCCAATTTGGAAAAGGCCGGCGCTGTGGTGATTGGCCGAACCAATACGCCCGAGTTCTCCTTTCGCGCTGATACTGATAATCCGCTGTTTGGCCGCACCCATAACCCCTGGGGGCGACATATTTCCCCCGGAGGCTCATCCGGGGGGGCTGGTGCTGCGGTGATGGCGGGTATTGGCGCCCTGGCCCATGGCAACGATATCGGTGGCTCGCTGCGGTTTCCGGCGGCGGCCAATGGCGCGGTGACAGTAAAACCAGGCCTGGGACGTGTCCCTGCCTGGAATCCCAGCCAAAAGGCAGAGCGCGGCATGCTGGCGCAGTCCATGTCGGTGCAGGGACTGATCACCCGCTCGGCTGCGGATCTGCATCTGGCGATGCCGTCGCTGATTGCGCCAGATCCGCGCGACCCGTTTCATGTCCCCCTGCCCTGGCGCGGAGAGCCTCTTGAAGACCCGATCAAGGTCGCCTTTACTCGCAACACCTTTGGCTATGACCTGCACCCAGAGGTCAATCTGGCGCTAGAGACAGCCCGTGATGCGCTGACAGATGCTGGCTATGTCGTTGAGGAGGTTGAGCCCCCCAATGTGTTTGAAGCCGGGCGCACCGGTTATCGGGCACTGATGGGTGAAGTCTATGCAATGATGAAGCAGGACGTCGATGCCGCCGGCTCCGATACCGTCCGCCAGATCTTTGACGTCTATTTTCAGGAATTCCCGCCCTTTGCCGGCACTGAGCTGTTGCAGATGATGGCCAAGCGCAGCCACTATGCGCGCCAATGGTCCATGTTCATGCAGGACTATCCTTTGGTTCTCACCCCGTTCCTGCCGCAGCCATTTTTCAAACCCGACCGCGACACCGAAGGCGCGGAAGGCGTGCATGAGGTACTAGGCTGCGCCGTCTATTCCTATGCTATGAACTATCTCGGCCTGCCTGCGGGCTGCGTGCCTGCGCGATTGGCCCCGCTGGCAAGCGGGCCGCAGCCGATCAATGTGCAGATCGTCGCCCGTAGCTGGCGCGAAGACATGGCGGTGGACGCCTGCATCGCGATAGAGCAGCGGGTTGGTCGGTTTAGTCCACATCTTTGGGATCTTATGGCCTAG
- the prpE gene encoding propionate-CoA ligase PrpE: MSYKEIYANWKADPEAFWMQAAEAIDWVEAPTKALTDKGDGLYEWFADARVNTCYNAVDRHVEAGRGEQTAIIYDSPITHTKREISYVELRNRVANLAGALRAKGIEKGDRVIIYMPMIPEALEAMLACARIGAVHSVVFGGFAANELAVRIDDATPKAIIAASCGLEPGRVVHYKPLLDGAIEQAAHKPEFCVILQREQEVAELIEGRDVNWHGFQYGVEPAECVPVEGNHPSYILYTSGTTGQPKGVIRHTAGQLVALNWTMKNIYNVDPGDVFWAASDVGWVVGHSYICYAPLIHGNTTIVFEGKPIGTPDAGTFWRVISEHKVKSFFTAPTAFRAVKREDPRGEFVGKYDLSCLGQVYLAGERADPDTITWAQDKLKVPIVDHWWQTETGWSIAANPLGIEELPTKLGSPAVPMPGYEVDILDEGGHPIAAGELGAIAIKLPLPPGTLPTLWNAEERFKKSYLTTFPGYYETGDAGMKDEDGYLYIMARTDDVINVAGHRLSTGAMEEVLAGHPDVAECAVIGVADQLKGQAPLGFLCLNAGVDRDPSEIVAEVVKLVREKIGPVAAFKLAIVVDRLPKTRSGKILRGTMVNIADGTAWKMPATIDDPAILDEITVALQSLGFAKG; this comes from the coding sequence ATGTCTTACAAAGAGATATATGCCAACTGGAAAGCCGATCCTGAAGCCTTTTGGATGCAGGCCGCCGAGGCAATTGATTGGGTGGAGGCCCCGACCAAAGCGCTGACCGACAAGGGCGACGGGCTGTATGAATGGTTCGCGGATGCCCGCGTCAACACCTGCTACAATGCGGTGGATCGCCATGTCGAGGCCGGCAGAGGCGAGCAGACGGCGATCATCTATGACAGCCCCATCACCCATACCAAACGCGAGATCTCTTATGTGGAGCTGCGCAACCGCGTGGCCAATCTGGCAGGCGCACTGCGGGCCAAGGGCATCGAGAAGGGCGATCGCGTCATCATCTATATGCCGATGATCCCCGAGGCGCTGGAGGCCATGCTGGCCTGCGCCCGTATTGGCGCGGTGCATTCGGTTGTCTTTGGGGGCTTTGCCGCCAATGAGCTGGCAGTGCGCATTGATGACGCCACCCCAAAGGCCATTATCGCTGCCTCCTGCGGGTTGGAGCCGGGCCGTGTCGTACATTACAAACCGCTGCTGGACGGCGCCATCGAGCAGGCCGCGCACAAGCCCGAGTTCTGCGTTATCCTGCAACGCGAACAAGAGGTTGCCGAGCTTATTGAAGGCCGGGATGTCAACTGGCACGGCTTCCAGTATGGTGTTGAACCTGCCGAATGTGTGCCGGTGGAAGGCAATCATCCCTCCTATATTCTCTACACCTCTGGCACCACGGGCCAGCCCAAAGGGGTGATACGTCACACCGCCGGTCAGCTGGTGGCGCTGAACTGGACCATGAAGAACATCTATAACGTCGATCCGGGCGATGTGTTCTGGGCGGCGTCCGATGTTGGTTGGGTCGTGGGCCACAGCTATATCTGCTACGCGCCGCTGATCCATGGCAACACCACGATCGTCTTTGAGGGCAAGCCCATCGGCACACCGGATGCGGGCACCTTCTGGCGGGTGATCTCGGAACATAAGGTCAAAAGCTTCTTCACCGCCCCCACCGCATTCCGTGCGGTCAAGCGCGAAGATCCCAGGGGCGAATTTGTCGGCAAATATGACCTCAGCTGCCTGGGCCAGGTCTATCTGGCCGGTGAGCGCGCCGATCCCGATACCATCACCTGGGCGCAGGATAAGCTGAAGGTGCCAATTGTGGACCACTGGTGGCAGACCGAAACCGGCTGGTCGATTGCCGCCAACCCGCTTGGCATTGAAGAACTGCCCACCAAACTGGGCTCCCCTGCGGTGCCGATGCCCGGCTATGAGGTCGATATCCTGGACGAAGGCGGCCATCCCATTGCCGCCGGAGAGCTGGGGGCCATTGCCATCAAGCTGCCCCTGCCCCCCGGCACCTTGCCAACCCTGTGGAATGCCGAAGAGCGCTTCAAGAAAAGCTATCTCACCACCTTTCCCGGTTATTATGAAACAGGGGATGCCGGCATGAAGGACGAAGACGGCTATCTCTATATCATGGCGCGCACCGATGACGTGATCAATGTCGCCGGGCACCGGCTGTCGACTGGCGCCATGGAAGAGGTCCTGGCAGGCCATCCGGATGTGGCGGAATGCGCGGTGATTGGCGTCGCTGACCAGCTGAAAGGTCAGGCACCACTGGGCTTTCTCTGCCTCAATGCCGGGGTTGATCGCGATCCCAGCGAAATTGTGGCCGAAGTGGTCAAGCTGGTGCGTGAAAAGATCGGACCTGTGGCCGCCTTCAAACTGGCCATTGTTGTTGACCGCCTGCCCAAGACCCGTTCGGGCAAGATCCTGCGGGGCACCATGGTCAATATTGCCGATGGCACCGCCTGGAAGATGCCGGCGACCATTGATGATCCGGCGATTCTGGATGAAATCACCGTCGCCCTGCAGAGCCTTGGCTTTGCAAAGGGCTAG
- a CDS encoding phage late control D family protein: MKVAFQIIADGKDVTANFADRLIGLTIVDEAGNKSDRADIQIDDRDYAVALPETGAKLKISLGFVGDLVEIGHFVVDEISGTMAPDTLSIGAKAADMLGGIRARKSRSWRDVSVQDIVQKIASEHGLKPVISESLKAQKFAYLAQTTESDLNFLTRIAKDLDAVAKPAGGALVVAKRGENKAADGSDLPVFQVDKSQISEGSWQINGRGKYRCVIVEWTDPETAEVQTCTAGKDDPKLKIRHRYPNKAEAQRAADAALERGGRSSGKIDIRLGGFWGDLMAEAKVNLTGIKPELEGEWLITNVTHRLGSTLTTSFKAERDNEKAKS, encoded by the coding sequence ATGAAAGTTGCCTTCCAAATCATCGCCGATGGCAAAGACGTCACCGCAAATTTTGCCGACCGGCTCATTGGCCTAACCATCGTCGATGAGGCTGGCAATAAGTCTGACCGGGCGGATATACAGATTGACGACCGGGACTATGCCGTGGCCCTGCCGGAGACCGGCGCCAAGCTGAAAATCTCGCTTGGATTTGTCGGAGATCTGGTCGAAATCGGCCACTTTGTCGTAGACGAAATCAGCGGCACCATGGCCCCAGACACATTGTCGATCGGGGCCAAGGCGGCGGATATGCTCGGCGGTATTCGTGCCCGCAAATCGCGCTCCTGGCGCGACGTCTCAGTGCAAGACATCGTCCAGAAAATCGCCTCTGAGCATGGGCTGAAACCCGTCATCAGCGAAAGCCTGAAGGCCCAGAAATTCGCCTATCTGGCACAGACGACTGAGAGCGATTTGAATTTCCTAACCCGTATCGCCAAGGATCTGGACGCCGTTGCAAAGCCCGCAGGTGGTGCCCTGGTGGTTGCCAAGCGCGGCGAGAACAAGGCCGCTGACGGCTCTGACCTTCCTGTTTTTCAGGTGGATAAATCCCAAATCTCCGAAGGCAGTTGGCAGATCAACGGGCGCGGAAAATACCGCTGCGTGATTGTAGAATGGACCGACCCGGAAACAGCCGAAGTGCAGACCTGCACAGCCGGAAAAGACGACCCCAAGCTAAAAATCCGGCACCGCTACCCTAACAAGGCAGAGGCACAGCGGGCAGCCGATGCGGCCCTGGAGCGCGGTGGCCGGTCCAGTGGAAAAATTGACATTCGCTTGGGCGGGTTCTGGGGCGATCTGATGGCCGAGGCCAAGGTCAATCTCACCGGCATCAAACCCGAACTGGAAGGCGAATGGCTAATCACCAACGTCACCCACCGCCTCGGCAGCACATTGACCACCAGTTTCAAGGCAGAGCGCGACAATGAGAAAGCGAAATCATAG
- a CDS encoding Com family DNA-binding transcriptional regulator, translating into MQDQRCGECRRLLFKIEPGALSGALSIKCPRCKAHNTLRPQSPSPKRREHSQERDGKDGPHAQVSPLDFIPT; encoded by the coding sequence TTGCAAGACCAGCGTTGCGGCGAATGCCGTAGATTGCTATTCAAAATTGAGCCTGGCGCATTAAGCGGCGCGCTCTCTATCAAGTGCCCAAGATGCAAGGCACACAACACCCTGAGGCCACAGAGCCCTTCACCAAAGCGCCGGGAACATTCCCAAGAGCGCGATGGAAAGGACGGGCCACATGCCCAAGTTTCGCCATTGGATTTCATCCCGACATAG